The genomic segment ATTGTGTCCTATTTCTTCTTGAATTTTTATCAAGTCGGGGATTTCCTTAATGCATGGACCGCACCAAGTTGCCCAAAAGTTTACAAGTATAACTTTGTTTTTTAAAATTTCATATAAGTTAGCTTCTCCATCCGGTGTTTTCCAAGAGAAGTTTGGAGCTTTGTCAGGGTGTGTTGGTTTTTCAATTTTTACAATTGTGAAAACTTCAGGGGAGACCTGATTTTTAACTTGCGGTTGTTGTTTTTCTTGCTGTGAACAGGATATGAAAAGCAAAAGTAAAGAAAAAAGTAGAAATCTATTCATAATTTACCATCTTTGTTTTAAAATTTTCTCAAGATCTTCTTTTCTTAAGTTTGAGATCGCACAGCAAGCGAGGTCTTCGGTGCCCCAAATGGCAAATGAATTGTTATCAATTTCATCGTAAATCCATTCACCTTTAAGAATTCGCTTCTTTACATCTTCGTGAAGATTAGTTGTTTTAAGCGGTGCTTGATGGAATAAGATCAATGTGTCCCCCTTACGATAGATAAGATTGACACATTTTATATTATTTGAGTTTGAATGTATATCTTTGACGGATGCACCAACCATTTTAAATTGTGGGATTCTGATCAATTTAGGTGTGAAACCAGCTCTTGAGACAGCTTCATTCCAAACATGTTCAGGGTTGTCGGATAAAATTTCTGGCTTCGTAAAGCCCTTGGCTATTGAATCAAACTGTTTGACAAGCGGAGAAACCTCTCTTATGACGAGATCCTTTTGCTTTAGTTTATTCTCATAGATTGAGGTGAATAAAACTGCAACTGAAAGCGTCACGATCACAACTCCAAGAGCGAAAGCGACCTCAAGCCAAGGTTTAGGCGCTGGATTTTTAGACTGAAACTTTTGTAAAGATGAAGGATAACCATCTTGGATTGACCTTATCTGGTTGAGGACTGATGTGATGAGTTCGTTCGGGACGGGAATTATTTTGACTTTTGATTGAATTGTTTCTTTTGTCTTTTTCTCCAGTTCAAGTTCAATTTTACAAGTAGCGCATCGCCAGATATGTTCTTCAAGTTTTTGTTTTGTTTGTGAGTCAATTTCTTCATTATCAACAAGGGCGCTCATAAATTCCCTTGTTTGTCTGCAATCCATGGCTATCACCAGGTTTTGATTTTAATCTTTTTCTGGATCATCTATATCATAATCTTCTGGTTTACCTTTTATATATCCCTTTTTCTTTGCAAACTCAAAAAGTTCTCTTCTCAACATTTTCCTTCCTCTATGCAACCTTGAACGCACAGTTCCAATTGGTATGTCAAGGAACTTCGCTATTTCTTCGTAGGTTTGTCCTTCAATATCTGCAAGTATAACAACCGTCCTGAACTCATCTGGTAATTTACCTAAAGCTTCTATAATTTCATCTTCAAATATGTTTTCAAAGATATGTTCTTGTAAATCTGATGTTTCAAACGATTCATCTCGGACGGTCTCATAGAAATTCTGAACCTCATCGTAATCAACTTTGCCAGGTTCTTTTGTAGCCTTACGATATTTATTGATGTATGAATTTTTCATTATCTTAAACAACCACGCTCTTATGTTTGTTCCAGGTTCGTATTGATCCCAAAATCTGAATGCTTTAAGATATGTTTCTTGAATCAAATCTTTAGCGTCTTCCTCGTTTCCTGTCATGCGATACGCAAAATTGTAAAGGAATTGCATGTGTGGAATCGCTTCTTTCTCAAATTCCTTCTGCTTTTTCAGTAATTCATCGTCGCTTAATTTTTTGTCCCGCTTTTTCTGCTTGATCAAGCTTTTTAATTTGTCGTTGAGTTTCATAAAACTCAAAATTAATTTTGCCTTGTCTAATTATAACAAATTTTGATTTTATTAGCAACAGATACCTGCTTAAAAATGGGATGAAACCCTGTAGGTCATTTGCTTTCGGTTGTGAATTTTTCGTTCTGGAGGAAATTTTTAACGAGACGAGCCGTAAGCAAGTTTTTCATTTTTGATAATTTTTCTAAATCATTTATATTTATTTGCGTCAAAAAGAAAGGTGCATTTGAGGTGTTTGAGAAACTTGAAAAAATAAAAAAGAGATACGAAGAACTCACAAATCTTTTGACTCAACCTGAAATCGTTTCGGATGTTAACACATATAAAACTCTCTCAAAGGAGCATCACGAGCTTTCCGAGATCGTTGAACTTTACAATCAATATCTTGCTACTGAAAAAAACTTAAACGAGACAAGGGAACTGTACAAAGCAACAACTGATCCAGAATTTAAAGAATTAGTGCAAGAGGAAATAAATTTACTTCAAGAGAGACTAAAAAAACTTGAGGAGCAGATTAAAGATGCTTTAATACCTAAAGATCCAAATGATTCAAAAAACGCCATCGTTGAAATCAGAGCGGGAACAGGTGGGGAAGAAGCTGCTCTTTTCGCTGCTGATCTTTTTAGAATGTATTCAAGATATGCGGAAAAGAAAGGGTGGAAGGTTGAAGTTATGGACTTCAATGAAACAGGGCTCGGTGGATTTAAAGAGATAATTTTCTATGTCACTGGAAATAATGTTTATGGGACATTGAAATATGAAAGTGGGGTTCACAGGGTTCAAAGAGTTCCAATAACTGAGTCAAGCGGGAGAATTCACACCTCAGCTGCAAGTGTCGTAGTTTTGCCTGAAATTGAAGATGTTGAAATTGAGATAAATCCAGATGACTTGAAAATTGAATTTTATCGTGCAGGTGGTCATGGTGGGCAAAATGTTAACAAAGTTGAAACGGCGGTTAGAATTACGCATATCCCTACGGGAATCGTCGTCCAGTGTCAAGATGAACGCTCACAATTTAAAAACCGCGAGAAGGCAATGAAAATTTTGAGATCAAGATTGTATGACAAAATGATCATGGAAAAAGAAGCGGAGATCACAGCTCATAGAAGAAGCCTGGTTAAAACAGGGGATAGAAGTGAAAAAATAAGAACATATAACTTCCCACAAAATCGGGTAACCGACCACAGGATCAACTTCACCCTTTATAACCTTCAAGAGATACTTGATGGTGATCTTGATGCTTTGATTGAAGCTTTGAAACTTGCGGATAAGAAAGAAAAACTTGAACAAGGATAAAATGGTTTATTCTGGTATTTTAAATTTTGCGAAGATGTACAGTTTTAGAATATCATCGGTGGGGATAAATAGAAGTGTTGGTCTTTTCACTTTGAACTCGGTTAAGCTTATTTGAAATTCACCATTAACCAGAAGAAAATCTCCTTCTCTTTTGATCTTTCCTTTCATTGTTATCCCCCTTGTTTGTCCGTGAAAATTGAGTAGACCTGTGACTTCTATATCATCGTTGATTATTTTTATTTCTGAACTTTTGAAGCTCACGGTTGGATATTTTAATGCTTCAATAACCTCCATGGCATGTGAATCGCGATTTGAGTTTCCGCTGTTAAATTTTCTTACCTCAGCGATCGCTTCCGCTCTTATTATCTTTTTTTGTTCTGGAGCATATTCAATTAAAAATTTAACTTCGTTATTTACCGCCTTGACCGAGTGAAGAGGATGTCTAAGAAAATATTGGGCGTAAGATGTTCCCATTTCTGCTTCTACTAAAATAGTTTGAGAAAACAGTGTTATCGGAGAGAAAAATATCGCAAGAAAAAGCAAAAATAAAACGGTCATTTTTAAACTCTCATTTAATTTTTACCTGAAAAATGTTACAACGAGCATTCCAGCTGCTAAAGATGCAAGCGTTATATATCCAGAAATTTGATGAATTTGTTTTGTTTTAATGGGATCTGAACTTTCTTTTATTGATAAACCGAGGATCGGTGTTGAAATCATACCAGCGAAATGAATCCAAGCAAGTGCTTTATGAATTGTGATTGAACTTGTTTCTTTATCATGTCTAACGAGAGGTGGTGGAGAAAATAAAGCAAGTGAAGCAGTTAGATAGTAAGACACAACCGTCGCTCTGACAAAGCTCCTGTGTGCGTTGAAGAATTCATATTTCCCATTGAAAACCTGCTGACCATAATAAACAGAGGTTGCAGTTAATCCAAGAGTTATAAAACCACCGAGCTGGTGAAGTGAAAGCATTGTTCGTCTAAGTTTTAATTCTTTCTCCCTCGCTTCAGGTGTAAGTGGAGCTAAACCGATGATCCTGAAAAAACCTTGTTTTCCCCATAGAGGCTTTTCAATTAAACTTAATTTTTGAGGTAATAAATCAAATGAAGTAGTATCATTGGATTGAGCATTTAAGACTTGGAAAGACGAAAAGAGTAGAAAAATAAAAGCAAGACGCATAGCACCTCCGGGAATTTCTTTAAAAACCTTAACTTTGCTCAAAATAAAATTGTTCCAGATTTACTCCCACCTCACTGCTTCTGAAGGAAGTATGCTTGCAGCTCTTTTTGCGGGATAAAAGGAGGCAATTGAACAAAGAAGAATCGCAGCAAGTCCGACCGCAATGAAATCTGTTACCTTCATTTCAACGGGAAGCGAAGGAACTATATAAACTGTTGGATCAAGAGGGAAGATGTGATATTTGATTTGAATATAGCAAACGGTAAAGCCAATTAAACTTCCAATAACTGTCCCAATTATGCCGATAATTATACCTTCAAACATAAAAATTTTGATTATATCTGAGTCTTTTGCGCCCATTGCTTTTAAAATACCAATATCTCTTACCTTCTCAATCACTGACATCGTAAGCGAACCAAGGATGTTAAATGTTGCAACGAAAATTATGAGCGAAAGGATAACATATGCAGCCCATCTTTCAATTTGCATTACAGAATATAAATCTCTGTGAAGATCGTACCAAGTTTTTACTTGAAAATTTTCACCAAGACGAGATTGGATTATTTTCTTTACATTTTCGGACTGACCCATATCGTATAACCGAATTTCAACTCCGTTGATTTTTCCATCAAGTTCAAAAAGTTCTTGTGCTGACTTAAGTGAAATGAAAGCGTAATATCCATCGTAGTCTTTGTTGTTTGATTCAAAGATTCCTGAGACGATAAATTTTTTCACTTTAGGTTGAATGAGTCCAAACATAGTGGAGAAACTTGGACTTATGAGAGTTATTGTATCTCCTATGAGTGCATTTACTCTGTCTGCAATTGTTAGTCCAAGGATAATTTTGGGTAAATTTTCATTTTCGGAGAGATCAAAACTTCCGAGGACAATTTTATCAGGAAGCCCTGAAACGATATTGGCTTTATCGGGTTCAATTCCCTTTATATATAAAACTCTGTTGTTTCTATCGGAAATCAACATTGCTTTGCTTATAACGAAGCTTGCGTATCCTTTAATTTGCTTTATATCTGCAATTGCTTTTTCTATTTGCGGTAAATCATCTTCACTTAGATTAAGTTTTTTCTCAATCCTTATATGGGGATCAAATTCAACGAGTATTTTCGTAACAAGTCCGTTGAATCCGTTGAAAATAGATAAAACAATTATAAGAGCTGAAACGCCGATTGTAACTCCAATGAGCGAGATTAAACTTATGATTGAAACAAAAGTCATTTTCCTTTTGGTGCGAAGGTATCTCCAAGCGATGAAGGTTGTAAAAGGCAGTTTGAACATGGTGTTTTGACCTGTGGAGAAAAATTTTATTGAAAAAGGTAGCCATCAAACGATGGCTACCTTAACTAATTTAGTAATTTCCAGCGTAAACGGACAAGTTAGTTGTTCTGGATCTATTTACGCTAACCCAGGCTTTTCCATCTGCGACGAGGCGATCTCTAACTTGTTGGGGTGTTGCGTTAGGATTTCTTGATAAGTAAAGCGCAGCTGCTCCGGCTACATGGGGTGCAGCCATTGATGTCCCACTTAAAGTTGCGGTTGAGCTACCAATATAAGTTGATAGTATTCTCACTCCCGGAGCGTTTATATCAAGCAAAGAACCCCAGTTTGAAAATGTCGCAAATCTATTTGTTTCATCGTAAGCTCCAACGGTGATAGCTTCTTTAACATGAGCGGGGCTATAATTTTTTGCATCTGCTCCGTCGTTTCCAGCTGCTATTATGTAGACAACACCAGCATTTATTGAGTTCAAAACAGCATAATCAAGCGAATTGTAGCTTGTTCCAGTTCTTGCACCGAGGCTCATGTTTGCAACGATAGGAAGGCTTGGATTATTAAGTTTTTGTTGTGTCACGAAGTCAACACCTGCAATTACATTTGAAAACGAGCCTGAACCATCGTCACCGAGGACTTTGACAGCGAAAAGCTCAACCCCGGGTGCAACACCAACGACATAGTTATTATCATCCTTCGCACCTATAGTTCCTGCGACATGTGTTCCATGTCCGTTTCCATCGTTTGCTGTTCCCTTGCCTGTGAAATCAACACCACCGACAACATTTAAATCAGGATGATTAAGTTGAATTCCAGTATCAATTACATAAACTCTAACACCAGTTACGCTCCCGGTCCCATCACCCGCTCTTGTTGAACTTATATCAGCATCAATTCTATCAATTCCCCAAGGTAATGTCTGAGCAAAGGCATAAACAATTCCGTCTTCTTCAATATATTCTATTCTCGGATCACTTCGCAAGGCAATTAGTTTATCTTCGGATATTTCGGCAGAAAATCCTTTGATTGTATAGCGATAAACATGCTCAAGGTCTAAATCGTAAGCTGAAGCAATTTCGCTGGCTATTTTAGTGACAGCTTCAGCAACATTCTTGAAATCGCCTTTTGGAAGCACATTTTCTCTGAAAACGACTATATATCTACCAGGAATTGTATTTTCTGCGGATTTTATAACAGGAGCAAGCCCTTGTTGTTGTGGCGTATTTATACCTTCTTGCTCAAATGGCTGGCTACAACCCGATATTAATCCGATTAAAAATCCAACCATTAAAATTAAAGCAACGCCAGTATATCTTCTATAATTTATCTTCATTTTCCCCACCATTTTTATTTTTTAATAAAACAAAAGCCCAACCGTAGAGGTTGGGCTTTCTAAATTAATTAATTTTTAAGCTATCTACCTGTTGGCAATGTGTAAAGGATGCCTATTTCAACACCGAGATAATGAATTGTTTCCAAAATAGCTGAATACTTAACTGTTCCTACAAACTTAACCTCTGGTGTAGATTTGTAAGCAACGAATGCTCCTGCCCCGCCGGTAATTTTCGTTTCACTCTTTGGCTTGCTAACAAAAGATAATCCAACATCTCCGAGGACACCAAGTTCCACATTATTTTGTGTGAAAACAACATAACTTAATCCATATCTAACAGGAATAAACGAATACTCGGCCGAGCGATCCTCCTTTGGGAAAGTGAGATATCCAACTGAAAGTTGCCCAGCGAACCCCTTTACGCGAAGGAAGCTTTCAGGAATATCATAACGGTAATAAGCAACAGCACCGTATCCAACTGTTGGTTTTTCACTGCGATAACCGAGTGTCAATGTAGCCCCAATATCGCGAGATAAAGCAACACTGCTTGCAACTAATGTTAAAACTAAAAATAAAAATAGTACGCGCATGTTTAACCTCCTTTTGTTTTAAAATTTAGTTGTTTATTTTTTACCACACTACTATTATAATAAATTCAAAGGCAAAAGTCAAGAGTTAACCTACTGATCGTGAAGGGGCTCTGCATTAAAGGCAATGACATCAAATTTTGAACCTGCTGGCATTGTTATATTTTCAAAGTTTGATTTTTTTACTTCAACTTTTTATCTTTACAAAAATTTTAATGTCTGATAGAAATGAGGGTGAAAGAGAAAATAATGGACGCTGAGGACATCGAGCGAACTCTTAACAGATTAGCATATGAAATAATTGAGCGAAACAAAGGATCAAAAAATCTTGCTATAGTTGGAATAAGAACAAGAGGTGAATTTCTCGCAAGAAGATTGGCAGAAAAAATTTCAAAACTTGAAAATACCGAAATCCCCGTTGGAATTCTTGATATAACCTTCTATCGGGATGATGTGAGATTAAAACTAAGACAACCAGAAGTTAAAACAACCGAGATCAGTTTTCCTGTTGATGATAAAGATATAATTCTTGTTGATGATGTTCTTTTCACAGGGAGAACAGTCAGATCTGCGCTTGATGAACTTATTGACTTCGGAAGACCTAAAACAGTCCAACTTGTTGTGTTAATAGACCGTGGGAACAGGGAACTTCCAATTCAGGCTGACTTCGTTGGGAAAAAGGTAAAGACAAGTTTAAATGAAGAGATAAAAGTTAATCTAAAAGAGGTTGATGGAGAAGATTCGGTCCTTTTGATTGAGCATGATTAAAGCCGAAACCAATTGGTTTCGGCTTTTTTATTATAAATAAAGGGAGTTAAAATAATGGCATTAAAAAGTCGTCATCTCTTGGGACTTGAGGGAGTACCGAAGGAAGATATTGAATTGATTCTAAATACAGCTGTTTCGTTTAAAGAGGTTCTTGAAAGACCTGTCAAGAAAGTTCCAACGCTTCAGGGGAAAACGATAGTTAATTTGTTTTTTGAAAGTTCAACAAGAACAAGAATATCGTTTGAATTGGCGGAGCGACGATTGTCAGCTGATGTCGTTAATTTTACAACTGCTGGAAGTAGCATCGCAAAAGGAGAGACATTTAAAGATACGGTCAAAAACATTGAAGCGATGAAAATTGATATGGTTGTGATAAGACATTCTTCGTCAGGGGCGCCACATTTTCTTGCTAAAATAATTGATGCAAATGTCATAAACGCTGGTGATGGGACACACGAACATCCAACTCAAGCTTTGCTTGATATTTTTACAATGCGTGAGAAATTTGGTTATATTCAAGGTTTAAATGTCTGTATAGTCGGGGATATACTTCACAGTAGAGTGGCAAGATCAAATATATTTGGTTTGAAAACGCTTGGTGCTAATGTTTTTGTTTGTGGTCCTGAAACGCTCATACCAAGAGATATTGAAAAACTTGGAGTTGAAATTTATCATAACATTGATGATGTTATACCGAAAGTTGATGTTCTTAATGTGCTAAGGTTACAACTTGAAAGGCAAAATTCGGCTTTTATCCCATCGCTTCAAGAATATCATAAATTCTTTGGGATAACAAGAAAGCGTCTTGAAAAAGCAAGCAAACCAATTTTGATAATGCATCCTGGGCCGATAAATCGTGGCGTTGAGCTTTCTTCAGATGTCGCTGATAGCGAACATTCCGTTATACTTGAACAAGTAACAAATGGAGTCGCAATAAGAATGGCCGTCCTTTACCTTCTTGGAACAATGTCAAATTGAAAAAATAAATCGCAGTTAATTTTATGAAAGTTCTCTTCAAGAACGCAAGAGTTATAAATCCAAATCAAAACCTTGATGAAGTCCTTGACTTACTTATAATTGATGGGAAAATAGAAAAAATCGGCAAAATTGAAGAAACAGAAACTTTTGAGGTTTATGATTTAACTGGTAAGATAATCGTTCCTGGTTTCGTTGATATGCATGTTCATTTGAGAGAGCCGGGTTTTGAGCATAAAGAAACGATTGATTCTGGAATTGAAGCCGCAGCAAACGGCGGTTTTACAGCAATTTGTTGTATGCCAAACACCGAACCAGCAATTGATGAACCCGGGGTTGTTGAATATGTCAAGAAAAGAGCTAATGAATCTTTAGGTGGAATCGTTGATGTTTATCCCATTGGTGCAATAACTAAGAAAAGAGAAGGTAAAGAGCTTGCCCCAATTGCTGAACTAATTGAATCTGGCGTAATTGCGTTTTCGGACGATGGTAATTCAGTTCAAGATTCGGGAGTAATGCGAAAAGCGTTTGAGTACATTAGCATGTTTGATAAAGTGATAATTCAACATTGCGAAGATAGAACATTAAGTCAAAACGGGATGATGAATGAAGGTTATTGGTCAACTTTGCTTGGATTGCCTCCATATCCAGCAATTAGCGAGGAAATAATTTTGTATCGTGATTTGAAGTTGATTCAGTATTTGAAACCTAAAATTAAAAATGTTAAGTATCACATTGCTCATATCAGCAGTAAAGGTTCGGTTGAGCTATTAAAGAAATTTAAAAACGATTTAAACATAACTGCCGAGGTCACACCACACCACTTGCTTTTGAGGGATAAAGATATATGGAGTTCTGGTTATGACACTAACTTAAAGGTAAATCCGCCGTTGAAGGGTGAAGAAGATATTGAAGCGCTTATTTCAGCATTGAAAGATGGGACGATAGATGTAATTGCAACCGACCATGCTCCTCATGCGCCTGAGGAAAAAGAATCAGATTTCGCATCCGCGCCTTTTGGAATTATTGGGCTTGAAACTGCTGTTGGCTTAATTTTGAGTGAATTCGTCAATAAAGGGATTATCTCAATTCAAAGAATGGTGGAGTTATTTTCAATTAATCCGCGAAAGATCCTTGGTTTACCACAGGTAAAGATAACTGAGGGTGAAATTGCAAATTTAACGATAATTGATTCCAGCTTTGAATGGGTTGTGGACACAGGGAAATTTAAATCAAAATCAAAGAATTCTCCATTTATTGGGTGGAAGCTTAAAGGGAAACCGCTCGGAATTGTGAACAAAGGTAAAATATACTGGTCAAATCTGTGAAACTTTTTTTCTTTTACTTCATCTAAATTTGTAAAAGAATCAAAAAAAGAGATCAGAATGAGATTATGAATCTTGAAGATACAATCCTCTCGGCATATCATTCAATAAGAAGCAATCCACTGCGTTCATTTTTAACTATACTTGGGATAATAATTGGCGTTGCAGCAGTCATTGCGATGATTGCAGTTGGACAAGGGGCACAATATTCCGTCCAAAAGCAGATTGAATCTCTCGGAACAAATGTCCTTGTAGTTTTCCCAGGAGCCCCTACTCAAACTGGAAGAGTGAGAATGGAAGCTGGATTTACAAGTAGATTGACAATTGAGGATGTTGAAGCAATCAAAACGCAATGCGACGCGGTTGCTTATGCTACTCCAGTAGTGCGAACTATGTCTCAAGTTATCTACGGAAATAATAACTGGAGAACGGGGGTTTATGGCGTCAATACTGATTATTTCCAGATAAGAGCTTGGGGATTATCCGCAGGAAGTTATTTCACTGAGCAAGATGTGAAAGCAGGAGCAAAAGTTTGTGTAATAGGTCAAACTGTTAAAAATGCTCTTTTTGGTGACGAAGATCCGATAGGGAAAATAATAAGAATCCGAGATGTCCCTGTAAAAGTTGTTGGGGTTCTTGAGCCAAAAGGGCAAAATGTTATGGGGCAAGATCAAGATGATATAATCGTCGCACCATATACAACTGTAATGAGCCGACTTTCAAGGTTCTTTTTCATCGGTTCAATTCTCGTCTCTGCGGTTAACCAGAACTTAATCCCTACAGCTCAACAGCAAATAACTCAAGTTTTAAGAGAAAAACATAAAATTCAACCGTGGCAAGAAGACGATTTCACTGTAAGAACTCAAACTGATATAGCTACAACAGCGCAAGAGACATCAAGGATAATGACAATTTTGCTCGGAAGTATAGCCTCTGTATCTTTAATTGTCGGTGGAATTGGAGTAATGAACATAATGCTTGTTTCAGTAACAGAGAGAACAAGGGAAATAGGAATTCGCATATCAGTAGGTGCTCGTAAAAGAGATATATTGTTTCAATTTCTCCTTGAGGCGGTTGTTTTAACTGTTACTGGTGGTGTTTTTGGGATAATTTTTGGAGTTTTATTGTCAAGGATAATCTCTGGCTTTGCAGGATGGCCAGTTTTTATATCCGTTGGAGCAATACTTCTTGCCTTTAGCTTTTCAGCAGCTGTTGGAATCTTCTTCGGTTTTTATCCCGCAAAGAAAGCAGCAAACCTTGATCCCGTAGAAGCGTTAAGATATGAGTAATTTGTGAATGTTGTATAAGTGCTTTAGATTAGTCAGTGGATCTTAAACAAAACATTTTCTTTCTCTTGGATGAAGATTGGAATCTTTGAAGTTGATAATATCTATTGTGGAGATTCGTTAGTCCTTATGAAGGACATACCTAATGATTCAATTGATTTAATCATAACAGATCCGCCGTTTGCGATTGATTTTAAGGCGAAAAGAAATAATTACAACAGGGATCCTGATAAGGTTCTTGAAGGTTATAACGAGATTCCTAAAGAGAAGTATTACGAATTTTCTGTTAACTGGATAAGCCAGGCGTACAGGATTCTCAAGCCCACTGGTTCAATGTTTGTCTTTTCTGGTTGGACGAACTTGAAAGATATTCTAAATGCAATTGATGACGCTGGCTTTATTACGATTAATCATATAATTTGGAAATATCAATTTGGCGTTTTCACTCAACGAAAGTTTGTAACAAGTCATTATCATATTCTTTTTGTCGTAAAGGATGAAGAAAAATACAAGTTTAACAAAATTGAGCATTATCCTGAAGATGTTTGGATAATCAACAGGGAATACTGGACCGGTAAGATTAAAACGCCGACGAAGTTGCCGACATCTTTGGTTAGAAAGATTATCCTTTATGCCTCTGATGAAGGTGATCTTGTGTTTGATCCATTTCTTGGTTCTGGTCAAGTCGTTGTGGTTGCTAAGGCTTTAAATCGCAGATTCCTTGGCTTTGAGCTTGTGCCTCAATACTGTGAATTCATCCGCGACAGATTGAGAAACATTGAAATAAACTTGTTTAGTTTAGAATAAATTAAATTTTGTAACCAAGCTGAAATCAAACTCGGATTGCAAGTTTGGATGTGGCTAAAATTGTTTTGGAACAAATTAAAAGTGAATTAATAAATTATTTGGGTTGAGCAAATGAGGTTAAAAATTTTGGTCTTCCTACTTTTACAACAAATTCTTTTAGCTCAAATGCCAAAAGCAGATTTAATTTTCATCAACGGCAAAATTTGGACAGTTGACAAAGCAAGACCAATTGCTCAAGCTGTGGCGGTTCTCGGAGATAAAATTATAGCAGTTGGCTCAAACTCCGAGATCAAAAAATATTCAGGTAAAAACACGCAAGTAATTGACTTGAAAGGGCGATTGATGCTCCCTGGATTTATTGATGGTCATACGCATTTTGTTTACGGTGGATTACAATTGATGAGCGTTGACTTAAGAACAGCTAAAACGCCGGAGGAATTTGCGCAAAGAATAAAAGAATATGCCGAGAAAAATCCTGGTCGTTGGATTACTGGTGGTGATTGGGATCATGAGCTTTGGGGTGGTGAACTGCCAAGAAAAGAGTGGATAGATAAATACACTCAAAATGTCCCTGTTTTTGTAACTCGTTACGATGGACATATGGGACTTGCAAATAGCTTAGCTTTAAAACTTGCGGGAATAACAAGAGAAACACCTGACCCACCAGGCGGTTTGATAGTTAGAGATGAAAACGGGGAACCAACAGGAATTTTGAAGGATGAAGCGATGTCTCTCGTTACTAAGATAATTCCTGAACCAACACAGGAAGAGAGAATAAAAGCAATAAAGCTTGCGCTTGAAGAGACAAAGAAACTTGGACTTACTGGTATTCACGATATCGGGACGGTTGAGGATTTTAAGGCATATCAGGAACTTTATAAAAGAGGTGAATTAACAATTAGAGTTTTTTTGCGCTTGCCTATCTCACAATGGGCGGATCTTGCAAAGGTCGGAGTTCAAGTTCCATTTGGAAATGAATATATAAGAATTGGATCCCTCAAAGCATTTGCTGATGGCTCACTTGGGTCAATGACTGCGCTTTTCTTTGATCCTTATGATGAAAATCCAAATACACGAGGGCTTGCAACGGATATTGTAATTGATGGACGGCTTGAAAAGTGGGCAAAGGAAGCTGACAAGGCAAAACTTCAACTTTCAATTCACGCAATTGGTGATAGCGCAAATAGTTTAGTCCTATCTTTGTTTG from the Candidatus Kryptonium sp. genome contains:
- a CDS encoding site-specific DNA-methyltransferase; this translates as MKIGIFEVDNIYCGDSLVLMKDIPNDSIDLIITDPPFAIDFKAKRNNYNRDPDKVLEGYNEIPKEKYYEFSVNWISQAYRILKPTGSMFVFSGWTNLKDILNAIDDAGFITINHIIWKYQFGVFTQRKFVTSHYHILFVVKDEEKYKFNKIEHYPEDVWIINREYWTGKIKTPTKLPTSLVRKIILYASDEGDLVFDPFLGSGQVVVVAKALNRRFLGFELVPQYCEFIRDRLRNIEINLFSLE
- a CDS encoding amidohydrolase, with amino-acid sequence MPKADLIFINGKIWTVDKARPIAQAVAVLGDKIIAVGSNSEIKKYSGKNTQVIDLKGRLMLPGFIDGHTHFVYGGLQLMSVDLRTAKTPEEFAQRIKEYAEKNPGRWITGGDWDHELWGGELPRKEWIDKYTQNVPVFVTRYDGHMGLANSLALKLAGITRETPDPPGGLIVRDENGEPTGILKDEAMSLVTKIIPEPTQEERIKAIKLALEETKKLGLTGIHDIGTVEDFKAYQELYKRGELTIRVFLRLPISQWADLAKVGVQVPFGNEYIRIGSLKAFADGSLGSMTALFFDPYDENPNTRGLATDIVIDGRLEKWAKEADKAKLQLSIHAIGDSANSLVLSLFEKIVKENPAWDRRFRIEHAQHIHPKDFVRFRDLNVIASMQPYHAIDDGRWAEKRIGKERCKTSYAFRTFLDNGVKVCFGSDWNVAPLSPILGIYAAVARQTLDGKNPQGWFPEQKISVEEAVECYTINNAYAEFAENEKGSITVGKFADLVVLSENIFGISPERIKDVKVLMTVLGGKIIYRDPNF